The segment CCCTGCCGAAGTGTGCACGGGTGAATATGCCGCTGGCTGCAAAAAGCTGGGCATCACCCAGTAATTGTTCTGATCTGTGTTCGGTCCGGCATTGCCGGATCGAACATGCCTCGAACCTGAAAAGAGCGTTTCGCCATGGTGCAAAATGACCAAGCGGCCCCGAAAACGGGTGGCCCTATTCTGAAATTGCGCAATATTTCCAAGAATTTTGGTGCTGTCTCGGCGCTGACGGATATTGATCTGGAAGTCTGGCCCGGCGAAGTGGTTGCCCTTGTGGGCGATAACGGCGCTGGCAAATCCACCTTGATCAAGGTGCTGGCAGGCGTGCATCAGCCAACCTCCGGCACCATTGAATTTTGCGGCGAAAACGTCTCGCTCGATAGCCCCAGCCGGGCGCTGGAACTGGGCATTGCCACGGTGTTTCAAGACCTCGCCCTATGCGAAAATCTGGATGTGGTGGCCAATCTTTTCCTTGGTCACGAGCTTGCGCCATGGAACCTCGATGAAGTGGCCATGGAAGTGCGTGCTTGGACGCTTTTGAAAGAGCTGGCAGCGCGCATTCCCTCCGTTCGAGAGCCGATTGCCTCGCTATCCGGTGGTCAGCGCCAGACGGTTGCCATTGCAAGATCACTTCTGCTGGACCCGAAAATCATAATGCTGGATGAGCCGACGGCAGCACTGGGTGTTGCCCAGACAGCCGAAGTTTTGAACCTGATTGAGCGCGTGCGCGAACGCGGGCTGGGCGTCATCATCATCAGCCACAATATGGAAGATGTGCGCGCCGTGGCCGATCGCATTGTGGTGCTGCGTTTGGGCAAGAACAACGGCGTGTTTACCCCGGATGCGTCCAACCAAGAGCTGGTTGCCTCCATCACCGGGGCCACGGAAAATTCCGTCTCACGCCGCCTGACCCGCAAGACAAATAGCCAAGAAACCAGCGGGAGGCCCGCATGAGCAATACGTCAAAATCTGAAACCAAGTCCTCCCAAGCCTTGGACCGCAGCGATGAGCGCGTCACCCACGATGATGGTGTGCTGGCCATGCTGCGCAGTTTTATCAATCGGATCAAATCGGGTGATCTGGGCATGTTGCCGGTTGCCATTGGGCTGATTGTGATTTCCACCGTGTTCAGCATTCTCAATCCGATTTTTCTGGCGCCCAACAATCTGGTCAATCTGTTGTTTGATTGCGCAACGGTGGGCATCATTTCGCTGGGCATTGTCTGTGTGCTGCTGTTGGGTGAGATTGACCTCTCGGTTGGCTCCATGAGCGGTCTGGCCTCGGCCATCATTGGTGTCTTGTGGGTCAATTCCGGCCTTCCGGTGATTGTTGCGATTTTTGCGGCGCTGGTCACGGGTGCAGCCGTGGGGGCGCTTTACGCGGTGATGTATAATCGCATGGGCATGCCAAGCTTTGTCGCCACGCTGTCCGGCCTGCTGGCCTTGCTGGGCATGCAGCTCTACATTCTCGGCCCAACGGGCAGTATCAATTTGCCCTATGCCTCGCCTTTGGTGCGTTTTGGCCAGATTTTGGTGATGCCGCATTGGCTGTCCTTCACGCTGGCTTTGGTGCCCGGTGTTGTGATGGTTGTGTTTGGCTTAAGCGTTCGCAGGCGCCGCCAAGCGGTCAACCTGTCCTCAAAGCCCTTGAGTGGGTTGTTGATCAAGGCCACAATCTTGACGCTTGGCTTTGAATTTGCGGTCTACTATCTTAATCTCGGACGCGGCGTGCCTTGGATGTTTGCGCTCTTTGTGGCGCTGGTGGTGGTGGTCAATTACCTCCTGACCAAGACACAATGGGGCCGCTCGATGTTTGCCGTGGGCGGCAATCGTGAAGCCGCCCGCCGGGCGGGCATCAATGTTCGCCGCATCTATATGAGCGCGTTTATGCTGTGCTCAACCCTTGCAGCCCTTGGCGGCGTGCTGTCGGCATCGCGCCTTGCATCGTCCAGCCAGCAGGCAGGCACGGGTGATGTGAACTTGAACGCCATTGCCGCCGCCGTGATTGGCGGCACCAGCCTGTTTGGCGGGCGTGGCAGTGCTTATTCGGCGCTGCTTGGCATTATCGTCATTCAGGCGATTTCCAATGGTTTGACGCTTCTCAACCTTAGCTCATCGCTGCGTTACATGATTACCGGGGCAGTCCTTGCCATTGCCGTGATTATGGATTCGCTTGCGCGCCGCTCCCGTGTCAGCCACGGCCGCGCCTAACCTGTATTTCAAGGAGAATTTAGCCATGACAGATATCATGAAGGGCAAAATCGCCGCTATCACTGGTGCAGCATCGGGCATCGGCTTGGCATGCGCCAAAATTCTGCTGG is part of the Agrobacterium vitis genome and harbors:
- a CDS encoding ATP-binding cassette domain-containing protein; this encodes MVQNDQAAPKTGGPILKLRNISKNFGAVSALTDIDLEVWPGEVVALVGDNGAGKSTLIKVLAGVHQPTSGTIEFCGENVSLDSPSRALELGIATVFQDLALCENLDVVANLFLGHELAPWNLDEVAMEVRAWTLLKELAARIPSVREPIASLSGGQRQTVAIARSLLLDPKIIMLDEPTAALGVAQTAEVLNLIERVRERGLGVIIISHNMEDVRAVADRIVVLRLGKNNGVFTPDASNQELVASITGATENSVSRRLTRKTNSQETSGRPA
- a CDS encoding sugar ABC transporter permease; this translates as MSNTSKSETKSSQALDRSDERVTHDDGVLAMLRSFINRIKSGDLGMLPVAIGLIVISTVFSILNPIFLAPNNLVNLLFDCATVGIISLGIVCVLLLGEIDLSVGSMSGLASAIIGVLWVNSGLPVIVAIFAALVTGAAVGALYAVMYNRMGMPSFVATLSGLLALLGMQLYILGPTGSINLPYASPLVRFGQILVMPHWLSFTLALVPGVVMVVFGLSVRRRRQAVNLSSKPLSGLLIKATILTLGFEFAVYYLNLGRGVPWMFALFVALVVVVNYLLTKTQWGRSMFAVGGNREAARRAGINVRRIYMSAFMLCSTLAALGGVLSASRLASSSQQAGTGDVNLNAIAAAVIGGTSLFGGRGSAYSALLGIIVIQAISNGLTLLNLSSSLRYMITGAVLAIAVIMDSLARRSRVSHGRA